One window from the genome of Actinomycetota bacterium encodes:
- a CDS encoding pyridoxamine 5'-phosphate oxidase family protein: MDMPREVMDLFAEEMAAKFLATVDPEGRPNVALIVTLQPPPDGRRDRLIFGEFLMWKSREYLRENPRVAAAVVNTKLRMATLTGDFRGFEKTGPYKDALDSSPLMRYNAYSGVRAAGVVDVREVGPVRAASMAAVPLDFLLVRAHRRAEGNGAVSVPPMVREKFVRLTSVKALAVMGEDGYPRVFPVMAASPAGEGGFALRITSYNRELAEVMVPCPAALCVLTFDVKSYKVKGELRPLGRSTLLFRVREVYNAMPPLAGDRIA, from the coding sequence ATGGACATGCCTAGGGAGGTCATGGACCTCTTCGCGGAGGAGATGGCGGCGAAGTTCCTGGCCACCGTGGACCCCGAGGGGCGTCCCAACGTGGCCCTTATCGTCACCCTGCAGCCGCCGCCGGACGGGAGGCGGGACAGGCTCATCTTCGGGGAGTTCCTGATGTGGAAGAGCAGGGAGTACCTGCGGGAAAACCCCCGCGTGGCCGCCGCGGTGGTGAACACAAAACTGCGCATGGCCACCCTCACCGGGGATTTCCGGGGGTTCGAAAAGACCGGGCCCTACAAGGACGCCCTGGATTCCTCACCCCTCATGCGCTACAACGCCTATTCCGGGGTGCGGGCCGCGGGGGTGGTGGACGTGCGCGAGGTGGGACCGGTGCGCGCCGCCTCCATGGCCGCCGTGCCCCTGGATTTCCTCCTGGTGAGGGCTCACCGCCGCGCGGAGGGGAACGGCGCGGTGTCCGTCCCCCCCATGGTGCGGGAGAAGTTCGTCAGGCTCACCTCGGTGAAGGCGCTGGCGGTGATGGGCGAGGACGGATATCCCCGCGTGTTCCCAGTGATGGCGGCATCCCCCGCGGGGGAGGGAGGGTTCGCCCTCCGCATCACCTCCTACAACCGGGAGCTGGCGGAGGTGATGGTGCCCTGCCCGGCGGCGCTGTGCGTGCTCACCTTCGACGTGAAGAGCTACAAGGTCAAAGGCGAGCTCCGTCCCCTGGGCCGCAGCACCCTCCTCTTCCGCGTGCGGGAGGTCTATAACGCCATGCCGCCCCTGGCCGGCGACCGCATCGCCTAG
- a CDS encoding NAD(P)/FAD-dependent oxidoreductase — protein MYDYDAIVVGAGIAGLGVATQLQQAGKKTLLLEMYPKAGGRMQSYDLPGGYRVDIGLHMIEMGKKGYCHELGARVGKEIEWAAFSVTLDLYEDGKWQDMQSFIQLTDEEKASFIALMKDIAEMGEPDFKAWDNRSFEEWLDRNDLAGSLREVWENMSMIMTTIPDAREQSAGECLYIAREALIKGRAVLIAAYPRGGMWGVIGPLVDAFQEMGGELRLGARVEQVVFEGRKVAGVRVARRGASPIAREWRFVSTDLVTAPLVVLALPIWHLDKVLDFDRRYSPLPGWWLKRIEDIRGERTGLFGYIIATRRPLYERTVFMSALKSPRTGLPLQAFAPTAFDPGVAPPDRYLLVTDNVAEPWELEDKFNLARLMEQHWEDVKELYSFEDGEVEFALPYFTTGCDGLARKPGLTGDFKPDVRAPSVDGLFFAGDTYLGRGLAIEGASRSAILCVERILG, from the coding sequence ATGTACGATTACGACGCGATCGTGGTGGGAGCGGGCATCGCCGGCCTGGGGGTGGCTACGCAGCTGCAGCAGGCCGGAAAGAAGACCCTGCTGCTGGAGATGTATCCCAAGGCGGGAGGCCGCATGCAGTCCTACGACCTGCCGGGGGGATACCGCGTGGACATCGGGCTGCACATGATCGAGATGGGCAAGAAGGGCTACTGCCACGAACTCGGCGCCCGTGTGGGCAAGGAGATCGAATGGGCCGCCTTCTCCGTGACCTTGGACCTCTACGAGGACGGAAAGTGGCAGGACATGCAGAGCTTCATCCAGCTCACCGACGAGGAGAAGGCCAGCTTTATCGCCCTCATGAAGGACATCGCGGAGATGGGCGAGCCCGATTTCAAGGCCTGGGACAACCGTTCCTTCGAGGAGTGGTTGGACCGCAACGACCTCGCGGGCAGCCTGCGCGAGGTATGGGAGAACATGAGCATGATCATGACCACCATACCCGACGCCAGGGAGCAGTCGGCGGGCGAATGCCTCTACATCGCCAGGGAGGCCCTGATCAAGGGCAGGGCGGTGCTCATCGCCGCCTATCCCCGGGGCGGCATGTGGGGGGTCATCGGGCCCCTGGTGGATGCCTTCCAGGAAATGGGAGGAGAGCTCAGGCTGGGAGCCCGCGTGGAGCAGGTGGTCTTCGAGGGCAGGAAGGTGGCCGGGGTCCGGGTGGCCCGCAGGGGAGCCAGCCCCATCGCCAGGGAATGGCGTTTCGTCTCCACCGACCTGGTGACGGCGCCCCTGGTGGTGCTGGCCCTCCCCATCTGGCACCTGGACAAGGTGCTGGACTTCGACCGCCGCTATTCCCCTCTGCCGGGCTGGTGGCTGAAGCGCATCGAGGACATCCGGGGCGAGCGGACGGGCCTTTTCGGCTACATCATCGCCACCCGGCGGCCCCTCTACGAGCGCACGGTGTTCATGTCCGCGCTGAAGTCGCCCCGCACCGGGCTGCCCCTGCAGGCCTTCGCCCCCACCGCCTTCGACCCGGGGGTGGCCCCGCCCGACCGCTACCTCTTGGTCACCGACAACGTGGCCGAGCCGTGGGAGCTGGAGGACAAGTTCAACCTGGCCCGCCTCATGGAGCAGCACTGGGAGGACGTGAAGGAGCTCTACTCCTTCGAGGACGGCGAGGTGGAGTTCGCCCTGCCATATTTCACCACCGGGTGCGACGGCCTGGCGCGCAAGCCCGGGCTCACGGGGGATTTCAAGCCCGACGTGCGGGCCCCTTCCGTGGACGGCCTCTTCTTCGCCGGCGACACCTACCTGGGAAGGGGACTGGCCATAGAGGGCGCCTCGCGCTCCGCCATCCTGTGCGTGGAGCGCATCCTGGGATGA
- a CDS encoding acyl-CoA dehydrogenase family protein: MNTKELRTFARNRIFGSLGDRAAKGAFDRGLWRAMADTGIVGMALEKRYGGGGAGMSEFVECASLLAGESLDLGLALSLVDHVILCAYPLQVFGSERLKERYLPSLCGGDYIGAAAVSEEGSGGDPARMRSAAARSGDGYSLQGVKSPVTNAPVADVFLVVAATDPGAGKEGLSAFVVERAAGVRVEEVELGYIPTAPHGRVILDGVKVSRDHLLGAEGWGHEKISRSLFIWERTALIPVLVSYLERWHHLTVSSLDPDAISPDLRVLLAQRKVELTAYRALGSRLLELTFGETENGRERMELLLFFGKALPEWVESMRAAVEEARVPRDETMLAMERDLRLLEVGRSLLDWQFQKLLF, from the coding sequence ATGAACACCAAGGAACTGAGGACCTTCGCGCGCAACAGGATCTTCGGCAGCCTCGGAGACAGGGCGGCGAAGGGCGCCTTCGACCGCGGGCTTTGGAGGGCCATGGCGGATACCGGCATCGTGGGCATGGCCCTGGAGAAACGCTACGGAGGCGGGGGGGCCGGCATGAGCGAGTTCGTGGAGTGCGCCTCCCTCCTCGCCGGCGAGAGCCTCGATCTGGGGCTTGCGCTCAGCCTGGTGGACCACGTCATCCTCTGCGCCTATCCCCTCCAGGTGTTCGGGTCGGAGCGCCTGAAGGAGCGCTACCTGCCCTCCCTGTGCGGCGGCGATTACATCGGGGCGGCGGCGGTGTCCGAGGAAGGATCGGGCGGTGATCCCGCGCGCATGCGGAGCGCCGCCGCGCGAAGCGGGGACGGCTATTCCCTGCAGGGGGTCAAGAGCCCGGTCACCAACGCCCCCGTGGCCGACGTCTTCCTGGTGGTGGCGGCCACCGACCCCGGCGCGGGGAAGGAGGGGCTCTCCGCCTTCGTGGTGGAGAGGGCGGCGGGCGTGCGGGTGGAGGAGGTGGAGCTGGGATATATTCCCACCGCTCCCCACGGCCGTGTCATCCTCGACGGGGTGAAGGTGTCCAGGGACCATCTCCTCGGCGCGGAGGGATGGGGTCACGAAAAGATCTCCCGCTCCCTCTTCATCTGGGAGAGGACGGCGCTGATCCCGGTCCTCGTGTCCTACCTGGAGCGTTGGCATCACCTGACGGTGTCGAGCCTCGATCCCGACGCCATCTCGCCCGACCTCCGGGTGCTGCTGGCCCAGAGGAAGGTGGAGCTCACCGCCTACCGGGCGCTGGGCTCCCGCCTGTTGGAGCTCACCTTCGGCGAGACCGAGAACGGGCGGGAGCGCATGGAGCTCCTCCTCTTCTTCGGCAAGGCGCTGCCGGAGTGGGTGGAGAGCATGCGCGCCGCGGTGGAGGAGGCCAGGGTGCCCAGGGACGAGACCATGCTGGCTATGGAGCGGGACCTCCGACTGCTGGAGGTGGGCCGCTCCCTCCTGGACTGGCAGTTCCAGAAGCTGCTCTTCTAG
- a CDS encoding B12-binding domain-containing radical SAM protein — protein MSRVRRELRTAIISDAWGFGLMETRPHPLWQVRYWAVRNKALLVPEYGAMYVAAFLKARGVEVEVINLVADVFDDRRWFVESEEGLPDDALSTAPVGGEEALRMLRENLEKSLRRAQPEVVLFPISIYYIALHAREMLKRLRELVPEAVLVAGGVYSTMHPREIMEDGAADFVVRGEGEWTALELLQALRDKGRKGDFSHIAGLTWRDAGGRVVNNPDRERERDIDRFPHIYTVSEEFAIGTRHRILKALNPLDDYIPGGGFLTSRGCPEECTFCLDPAVWKRKTRFHSPGYVREVLAYCWEHFTTGDRSFYFGDATFALNRPRLRALLETVREFPFTYHIQTRADSLTPEVLEGLRESNFGSVAIGAESFDDRILKEVVRKRTTREEILAAARAVRAHGMTPILTFIAGLPGESRASMERTVETLRREGITEATFFPLVVFRGTALYQTFLETFGEEERERLRLNRWSEEFCFAGEEFSSMQELIDYTQYLNDAIRA, from the coding sequence ATGTCCCGGGTAAGGCGGGAGCTCCGCACGGCGATCATCTCCGATGCCTGGGGGTTCGGGCTCATGGAGACCAGGCCGCATCCTCTCTGGCAGGTGCGTTACTGGGCCGTCCGCAACAAGGCGTTGCTGGTGCCCGAGTACGGGGCCATGTACGTCGCCGCCTTTCTCAAGGCCAGGGGCGTGGAGGTCGAGGTCATCAACCTGGTGGCCGACGTCTTCGACGACCGGAGGTGGTTCGTGGAGAGCGAGGAGGGCCTCCCCGACGACGCCCTTTCCACGGCTCCCGTCGGCGGGGAAGAGGCGCTGCGGATGTTGAGGGAAAACCTGGAAAAGTCTTTGCGGCGAGCGCAGCCTGAGGTTGTTCTCTTCCCCATCTCCATCTACTACATCGCCCTGCATGCCCGCGAGATGCTCAAGCGCCTGCGGGAGCTGGTGCCGGAAGCGGTGCTGGTGGCGGGGGGAGTCTATTCCACCATGCATCCCCGGGAGATCATGGAGGACGGCGCCGCGGACTTCGTGGTGCGGGGCGAGGGGGAGTGGACCGCCCTGGAGCTGCTGCAAGCGCTGCGCGATAAAGGGAGGAAAGGGGATTTTTCCCATATCGCCGGCCTCACCTGGCGCGACGCCGGAGGCCGCGTGGTGAACAACCCCGATCGGGAACGCGAGAGGGACATCGACCGCTTCCCCCATATCTACACCGTTTCCGAGGAGTTCGCCATCGGGACGCGTCACCGCATCCTGAAAGCCCTCAACCCCCTCGACGACTACATCCCCGGGGGAGGATTCCTGACCTCCCGCGGCTGCCCGGAGGAATGCACCTTCTGCCTCGATCCCGCGGTGTGGAAGAGGAAGACGCGCTTCCATTCCCCGGGGTACGTGCGCGAGGTGCTCGCCTACTGCTGGGAACACTTCACCACCGGGGATCGCAGCTTCTATTTCGGGGACGCCACCTTCGCCCTCAACCGCCCCCGCCTCAGGGCGCTGCTGGAGACGGTCAGGGAGTTCCCCTTCACCTACCACATCCAGACGCGCGCCGACTCCCTGACCCCGGAGGTGCTGGAAGGGCTGCGCGAGAGCAACTTCGGGAGCGTGGCCATCGGCGCGGAGTCCTTCGACGACCGCATCCTCAAGGAGGTGGTGAGGAAGCGCACCACTCGCGAGGAGATCCTCGCTGCCGCCAGGGCGGTGCGCGCCCACGGTATGACCCCCATCCTCACCTTCATCGCCGGGCTGCCGGGGGAGAGCCGCGCGAGCATGGAGCGGACGGTGGAGACACTGCGCCGGGAGGGGATCACCGAGGCCACCTTCTTCCCGCTGGTGGTCTTCCGGGGCACCGCTCTCTACCAGACCTTCCTGGAGACCTTCGGAGAGGAGGAGCGGGAGCGCCTGCGCCTCAACCGCTGGTCGGAGGAGTTCTGTTTCGCCGGGGAGGAGTTCTCCTCCATGCAGGAGCTCATCGACTACACCCAGTACCTGAACGACGCCATCCGCGCCTGA
- a CDS encoding glycyl-radical enzyme activating protein: MRSEGDDVTGVVFNLQRYSTEDGPGIRTTVFLKGCPMRCPWCHNPEGLAREPQLVWYEVRCIGARDCLEACPRGALTLTPEGMVIDRERCDACGRCEEACPAAALEVIGKVRTVREVAAEALRDRVFYEKSGGGVTLSGGEPALQFDFTLSLMRRLREEGVHLALDTCGGVSWERLGPLVEVADLVLFDLKVMDAEKHRAFTAVPLATVLENARAVARTGRPMWIRTPVIPGYTDGEENIRAIARFIRDELPAVERYDLLAFNNTCDAKYRRLDMVFPLAGEGLLTEERMERLAEAAAEEGVSVARWSGATARAKGV, translated from the coding sequence ATGCGCTCTGAAGGCGACGACGTCACCGGGGTGGTCTTTAACCTCCAGCGTTACTCCACCGAGGACGGACCCGGAATACGCACCACCGTCTTCCTCAAGGGATGCCCCATGCGCTGCCCCTGGTGCCACAACCCGGAGGGGCTGGCGAGGGAGCCCCAGCTGGTATGGTACGAGGTGCGCTGCATAGGGGCGCGCGACTGCCTGGAGGCCTGCCCGCGCGGCGCCCTCACCCTCACCCCCGAGGGCATGGTCATCGACAGGGAGCGCTGCGACGCCTGCGGGAGATGCGAGGAGGCCTGCCCCGCGGCGGCCCTGGAGGTGATCGGCAAGGTGAGGACGGTGAGAGAGGTGGCGGCGGAGGCCTTGCGGGACCGCGTGTTCTACGAGAAGTCGGGGGGAGGGGTCACCCTCTCCGGGGGGGAGCCCGCCCTGCAGTTCGATTTCACCCTCTCGCTCATGCGCAGGCTGCGGGAGGAGGGGGTGCACTTGGCCCTGGACACCTGCGGCGGGGTGAGCTGGGAGAGGCTGGGTCCCCTGGTGGAGGTGGCGGACCTGGTGCTCTTCGACCTCAAGGTCATGGATGCGGAGAAGCACCGCGCCTTCACCGCGGTCCCCCTCGCGACGGTGCTGGAAAACGCCCGCGCCGTGGCCCGGACGGGCCGGCCGATGTGGATACGCACCCCGGTCATCCCCGGCTACACCGACGGGGAGGAGAACATCAGGGCCATAGCGCGTTTTATCAGGGACGAGCTCCCGGCGGTGGAGCGGTACGACCTGCTGGCCTTCAACAACACCTGCGACGCCAAGTACCGGCGGCTGGACATGGTCTTTCCCCTCGCCGGAGAGGGGCTGTTGACGGAGGAGAGGATGGAGAGGCTGGCCGAGGCGGCCGCGGAGGAAGGGGTGAGCGTCGCCCGCTGGTCCGGGGCGACGGCGAGGGCGAAGGGGGTATGA
- a CDS encoding MoaD/ThiS family protein: MGIEVTVHLTGIVRHHAGVKERRYELPEGTAVSDLLRRVGEDLGHRMPPQMWDAENKRFHPVIRAARRGAPFLEDGEALRDGDEVFIISRMAGG; encoded by the coding sequence ATGGGTATAGAGGTAACGGTCCATCTCACCGGGATCGTCCGGCACCACGCGGGGGTGAAGGAGAGGAGGTACGAGCTGCCCGAGGGAACGGCGGTCTCGGACCTCCTGCGCCGCGTGGGGGAGGATCTCGGCCACCGCATGCCGCCCCAGATGTGGGACGCGGAGAACAAGCGCTTCCATCCCGTCATCAGGGCCGCGCGTCGCGGAGCGCCGTTCCTGGAGGACGGCGAGGCCCTGCGGGACGGCGACGAGGTGTTCATCATCTCCCGCATGGCGGGAGGATGA